A region of the Roseovarius nanhaiticus genome:
GTCGAGATGTTCACCTCGAGCATGTAAGCCAGCACCCGAAACGGGGCGCCGCGCCCGGACCACACGACAAAATGGAGATCACAACATGACCACCATCGTCCGCCTCGACGTCCCGTTCCGGCAGCACAGCAAGGCCGCGCGCCAAGCGGCCTTGCTCAAGACCTTCGCGCTGACGCGCCGCACGCAAGAGGATGTTTTCTGGCTCAAAGAAAATGCCGAGATTCTCAACATCCTCGAATGCACAGGTGCCGAGATCGCGCCCGGTGCGCTGGCGCCGTTCGAAAGCTTCTACGACGATATCGAAGACCGGATGGAGTTCTTTCCGCAGTATTATCGCTTTCTTCTCTCGCTCTGCCTCGATCTGGAGGATCTGGGCATGGTGGGCGGCAAGGGCGCCGCGCTGGCCGAATGGGTCGCCCAGGAGGGGCTGGCGGATGCCGAGCTGTCGGACCTGCAACGCGCCGAAGCGCGGCGGCTTTGCGCACGTCGCGAGATCGAGGCGCTGCCGCAGGATGCGGGTCTCGATGCGCGCCTGCGCAGTTTCGCGGGCCGTGCGCAGACCTTCGCGATGCCCAACAAGAAAGCGGCATACGAGTTGACCCATATCGTTTTCTACCTGTCGGAATATGGCCGTAAGGATCCGCAACTGGATGCCGCAGCCGCGCAGAGCCTGATGTTCGCCGGCACGCTCGCCTTTCTTGATTTCAACGCCGACCTTCTGGCCGAGATCTGCCTCGCCATGCGCTTTGCCGGCCTTGGCGTGCCGGAGGTCTGGGAGATCTGGCTGACTCAGCAGATCCGCAGCTTCACGCTCGACGACGGCGGCGCATTGCAGGACGATTACCACGAATACCTGATGCTGAACTGGTTCATGAGCCGGTCGGGGCAGGGCGGTTTCGGCGATCACGTGCCCGAGGGACGTGTGACATTCGCCCGCACGCGGCCCGCCTCGGCGCCGCTGCGCGAGCTGTCGCATTGCATCTATGCCATGGGGCGCGGCCGCTCGGGCGATTGGGAGGAGATGCGCGGCGATGTGACGTCCCAGGTCTCGGACGAGACGGCGGCAGCACTGGTGGCCGCTGAGGCGGCGACGGACCAGTTCGGCGCCTTCTTCGAGGGCTTTGCGCGGGTCGGCCTGCGGGGCCGCGCCGCGATGAGGGCTGCGCAATGATCGCTGCGCGCGCCGCGGGCGCCACCATCGCGGTCGGCGTGGGTCTGACCGTCATATATACCGCGCTCATCTCTAGCGCCGATGCCATCACCAAGATGTTCGCCGCCAGCTATGCGGCGCCGCAGCTTTTCGCGCTGTCGGGCGGGATCGTCGCGCTCCTGGCCGTGCTGGTCAATCGCGCGGGGCCCAATCCACGCGGCGTCGCCACCCGCTGCCCGCGCGCCATGGCGATCCGCAGCACCGCGACGGTTTTGGGGGCGGGGGCGTTTTTCTACGCGTTCCGCCTTCTGCCTTTTGCCGAGGTGTTCCTCTTCATCGCGATGATCCCACTCATCACGGCGCTGTTGTCGGGGCCGGTCTTGGGCGAGGCGGTCCGCCCGCAGGCCTGGGGGGCCGTCTGCCTTGGGATGATCGGGCTATTGTGCCTGGCGCCGCGCGGCCTCGGCACGTTTCAGCTTGGCCATGCGGTGGCCTTGGCCGCGGTTCTGCTGGGGACGGTGTCCATGATGGCGTCGCGCTATATCGGCCTGCGCGACGGCAACCTTCTGGCGCAGGTGTTTTGGCCCAATCTTGCGCTGGCGGGCGTCAGTGCGTTGGCGCTGCCCTTCGTCTGGGCGCCGATGGGGCTGGGTGATCTGGGCTGGGCCGTGCTGTATGCCGGGCTGCTTTTCGCCGCACGTTGGGTGCTGGTCGGCGCGCTCAAGGCGCTGCCCGCCTATGTGATCACACCGCTGATGAACCTGCAATTCCTGTGGATGGTGGCGATTGGCGCGGCGGTCTTTGGCGAGGTGCCGGGCACGGCGCTCTACCTTGGGGCCGCGCTTGTGATCACAGCGGGCGCGTGGCTGATCTATGATCAGGCATTCCCGAATGGCGCGGCGCGCAAGGTGGTGCCGGCCGAGTAATGTGATGCGCGAGCCTCGCCGCGCACCGCATTGACTTACATTGAAAAAGACGTGCCGCAGCCGCAGCTGCTGCTGGCGTTGGGATTGTCGATGACGAAGCGCGCGCCGATCAATTCCTCGGAGAAGTCGATGACCGCGCCCGTCAGAAACGGCAGCGAAACGGAATCGACCACGACCTTCTGACCGAGGCCTTCCAACACCAGATCATCCTCGGCGGGCGCGTCCAGCTTGATCTCGTACTGAAAGCCCGAGCATCCGCCGCCCTCGACCGCGACGCGCAGGGCCTGGCCCTGATCGCCAGCGCCGATCTCGCTCAGGCGCTCGAAGGCGCGGGGGGTGACTTTGGGGGGCAGGTTCATGGACGGCCTCCAACCTCTTGGGGTGCAGCGAATTTTGGGCAGTTTTACTGCCCGGCTGATTGCAATATATGGGGCGCAGGATCACCCGGCAAGGAGGCCGCTTACATTGACGTCCCGCATTGCCGCAGATCCCGCCGCCTCGCGCGGGCGTCTCGCCCTTGAGGAGGAAAGCGCGTTCCGCTCGTGTTTTCAGCGCGACCGGGACAGGATCATCCATTCCAGCGCCTTCCGGCGGCTCAAGCACAAGACGCAGGTCTTTGTCGCGCATGAGGGTGATTATTTCCGCACGCGCCTGTCGCACAGCATCGAGGTGGCGCAGGTGGCGCGCACGATCGCGGGCGCCCTTGGCCTTAATGCCGAGCTGACCGAGGCTGTCGCACTGGCGCATGATCTGGGCCACACGCCCTTCGGCCACACGGGCGAGGACGCGCTTCATGCGCAGATGGCGCCCTATGG
Encoded here:
- a CDS encoding DUF6902 family protein encodes the protein MTTIVRLDVPFRQHSKAARQAALLKTFALTRRTQEDVFWLKENAEILNILECTGAEIAPGALAPFESFYDDIEDRMEFFPQYYRFLLSLCLDLEDLGMVGGKGAALAEWVAQEGLADAELSDLQRAEARRLCARREIEALPQDAGLDARLRSFAGRAQTFAMPNKKAAYELTHIVFYLSEYGRKDPQLDAAAAQSLMFAGTLAFLDFNADLLAEICLAMRFAGLGVPEVWEIWLTQQIRSFTLDDGGALQDDYHEYLMLNWFMSRSGQGGFGDHVPEGRVTFARTRPASAPLRELSHCIYAMGRGRSGDWEEMRGDVTSQVSDETAAALVAAEAATDQFGAFFEGFARVGLRGRAAMRAAQ
- a CDS encoding DMT family transporter encodes the protein MIAARAAGATIAVGVGLTVIYTALISSADAITKMFAASYAAPQLFALSGGIVALLAVLVNRAGPNPRGVATRCPRAMAIRSTATVLGAGAFFYAFRLLPFAEVFLFIAMIPLITALLSGPVLGEAVRPQAWGAVCLGMIGLLCLAPRGLGTFQLGHAVALAAVLLGTVSMMASRYIGLRDGNLLAQVFWPNLALAGVSALALPFVWAPMGLGDLGWAVLYAGLLFAARWVLVGALKALPAYVITPLMNLQFLWMVAIGAAVFGEVPGTALYLGAALVITAGAWLIYDQAFPNGAARKVVPAE
- a CDS encoding HesB/IscA family protein, translating into MNLPPKVTPRAFERLSEIGAGDQGQALRVAVEGGGCSGFQYEIKLDAPAEDDLVLEGLGQKVVVDSVSLPFLTGAVIDFSEELIGARFVIDNPNASSSCGCGTSFSM